From Hartmannibacter diazotrophicus, a single genomic window includes:
- the ytfQ gene encoding galactofuranose ABC transporter, galactofuranose-binding protein YtfQ, protein MNLKAFLCSTVLAVGLVTPAMAADLTVGFSQIGSESGWRAAETSVTKQQAEQRGINLKFADAQQKQENQIKAIRSFIAQGVDAIFLAPVVATGWDAVLKEANEAEIPVILLDRTVDAPDDLYLTAVTSDTVHEGKVAGDWLVQDVGDKPCNIVELQGTTGSSPAINRKKGFEQALAGHDNLKIIRSQTGDFTRTKGKEVMESFLKAEDGGKNICALYAHNDDMAVGAIQAIKEAGLKPGTDILVVSVDAVPDIFKALAAGEANATVELTPNMAGPAFDALEKFKADGTVPPKWIQTESKLYTQADDPMKVYEEKKGLGY, encoded by the coding sequence ATGAATTTGAAAGCGTTCCTGTGTTCGACCGTGCTCGCCGTCGGTCTTGTCACGCCAGCCATGGCGGCCGACCTGACGGTCGGTTTCTCGCAGATCGGCTCGGAGTCCGGCTGGCGCGCGGCGGAAACCTCCGTCACCAAGCAGCAGGCCGAACAGCGCGGCATCAACCTGAAGTTCGCCGATGCCCAGCAGAAGCAGGAAAACCAGATCAAGGCGATCCGGTCCTTCATCGCCCAGGGCGTTGATGCGATCTTCCTTGCCCCCGTCGTGGCCACCGGCTGGGACGCAGTGCTGAAGGAAGCCAACGAGGCCGAGATTCCGGTAATCCTGCTCGACCGCACGGTTGACGCCCCCGACGACCTTTATCTCACCGCCGTCACCTCCGACACCGTGCACGAAGGCAAGGTTGCCGGCGACTGGCTGGTGCAGGACGTCGGCGACAAGCCCTGCAACATCGTCGAGCTTCAGGGCACGACCGGCTCCTCGCCGGCAATCAACCGCAAGAAGGGCTTCGAGCAGGCTCTCGCCGGTCATGACAACCTGAAGATCATCCGGTCGCAGACCGGCGACTTCACCCGCACCAAGGGCAAGGAAGTGATGGAAAGCTTCCTCAAAGCGGAAGACGGCGGCAAGAACATCTGCGCCCTCTATGCCCACAACGACGACATGGCCGTCGGCGCGATCCAGGCGATCAAGGAAGCCGGCCTCAAGCCGGGCACCGACATTCTCGTCGTCTCGGTCGATGCTGTGCCGGACATCTTCAAGGCCCTGGCCGCCGGCGAGGCGAATGCCACTGTCGAGCTGACGCCCAACATGGCCGGCCCCGCCTTCGATGCCCTGGAGAAGTTCAAGGCCGACGGCACCGTGCCGCCGAAGTGGATCCAGACGGAATCGAAGCTCTACACGCAGGCCGACGATCCGATGAAGGTCTACGAGGAGAAGAAGGGCCTCGGTTACTGA
- a CDS encoding sugar ABC transporter ATP-binding protein — protein MTSPSSDHPSLLEIRGLTKIFAGSFRALDRVDFTVRAGEIHALLGENGAGKSTLIKAVTGIHAPDGGEIRLAGQEIRPSNAEEALVAGIATVYQEVALLPNLSVAQNLFLGRQPTRFGLVREREMRRRASELLQGFGLDIDVSAPLGDYSVAVQHIAAIARAVDLSARVLILDEPTASLDAHEVEVLFAVMRQLRERGIGIVFVSHFLDQVYRICDRITVLRNGCLVGERLVAELPRGDLVRMMLGRELAEVEAEKAAPMQSRAGPSLFEAENVGKRGLVEPFDLDLRAGEVVGLAGLLGSGRTETARLVFGADKADAGRIAVDGAVVRIASPRDAIRLGFGFCPEERKTEGIVADLTVRENIVLALQARRGWLHPLFRREQDEIADRFIKLLDIRPADPERPIGLLSGGNQQKALLARWLATEPRLLILDEPTRGIDVGAHAEIIRLIRRLCDEGLALLVVSSEIEEIVTYADRVIVLRDRNHIAVLEGEAVTVTGVVAAIADGDQDRKVA, from the coding sequence ATGACCAGTCCTTCCTCCGACCATCCTTCGCTCCTGGAAATCAGGGGCCTGACGAAAATCTTCGCCGGCAGCTTCCGCGCCCTGGACCGGGTCGACTTCACGGTTCGGGCGGGTGAGATCCATGCGCTGCTCGGCGAAAACGGCGCCGGCAAGTCGACCCTGATCAAGGCCGTGACCGGCATCCATGCGCCGGATGGCGGCGAGATCCGCCTCGCCGGTCAGGAAATCCGTCCGAGCAATGCCGAGGAGGCCCTGGTGGCCGGCATCGCGACCGTCTATCAGGAGGTCGCCCTCCTGCCCAATCTGTCGGTCGCGCAAAATCTCTTTCTCGGTCGCCAGCCGACCCGCTTCGGCCTCGTGCGCGAGCGCGAAATGCGACGCCGGGCCAGTGAACTGCTGCAAGGCTTCGGCCTCGACATCGACGTGTCGGCGCCGCTCGGCGACTATTCGGTCGCCGTCCAGCATATCGCCGCCATCGCCCGCGCCGTCGATCTTTCCGCCCGCGTGCTGATCCTCGACGAACCGACGGCAAGCCTCGACGCCCACGAGGTCGAGGTCCTCTTCGCCGTCATGCGCCAGCTTCGGGAACGCGGCATCGGCATCGTCTTCGTCTCGCATTTCCTGGATCAGGTCTATCGGATCTGCGACCGCATCACTGTGCTGCGCAACGGCTGTCTCGTCGGCGAGCGGTTGGTCGCCGAGTTGCCGCGTGGCGATCTCGTCCGGATGATGCTCGGCCGGGAACTGGCCGAGGTGGAAGCCGAAAAGGCGGCACCGATGCAGTCCCGCGCCGGTCCTTCGCTCTTTGAGGCCGAGAATGTCGGCAAGCGCGGCCTCGTCGAGCCCTTCGACCTTGACCTGCGAGCCGGCGAAGTGGTCGGCCTTGCCGGTCTTCTCGGCTCCGGGCGCACGGAGACCGCCCGCCTCGTCTTCGGGGCCGACAAGGCTGATGCCGGCCGCATCGCGGTCGACGGCGCCGTGGTGCGCATCGCAAGCCCCCGGGACGCCATCCGCCTCGGCTTCGGCTTCTGTCCGGAGGAGCGCAAGACCGAGGGCATCGTCGCCGATCTGACCGTGCGCGAGAATATCGTTCTGGCGCTCCAGGCGCGCCGGGGATGGCTGCATCCGCTTTTCCGCCGCGAGCAGGATGAAATCGCCGACCGCTTTATCAAGCTGCTCGATATCCGGCCGGCCGATCCGGAACGCCCGATCGGGCTTCTGTCAGGCGGCAATCAGCAGAAGGCCCTGCTGGCGCGCTGGCTCGCCACCGAGCCCCGCCTGCTGATCCTCGACGAGCCGACGCGCGGCATCGATGTCGGCGCCCACGCCGAGATCATCCGCTTGATCCGCAGGCTCTGCGACGAGGGGCTCGCTCTTCTCGTCGTCTCCTCCGAGATCGAGGAGATCGTCACCTATGCCGACCGGGTGATTGTTCTCAGGGACCGCAATCATATCGCCGTGCTCGAGGGCGAGGCGGTCACGGTCACCGGCGTCGTCGCGGCCATCGCCGATGGCGATCAGGATCGAAAGGTGGCATGA
- a CDS encoding SDR family oxidoreductase — MTTNLLGKTALVTAAGQGIGRASALAFAAAGAHVIATDINGETLGTLVGEAGVTTRQLDVLDAHSIATTIAEAGPVDILFNCAGYVHAGSILDMSEEDFDFAIALNVRSMTRLIKAVLPGMLERGDGAIINMSSVASSMKGVPNRCAYSLSKAAVIGLTKSVAADYVAQGIRCNAICPGTVQSPSLEQRLAATGDYEKARADFIARQPMGRLGTPEEIADFAVYLAGATYTTGQAFAIDGGWAL, encoded by the coding sequence ATGACGACCAATCTTCTGGGCAAGACGGCCCTTGTCACAGCAGCCGGGCAGGGTATCGGGCGGGCCAGCGCCCTCGCCTTCGCCGCGGCCGGCGCCCATGTCATTGCGACGGACATCAACGGGGAGACGCTCGGCACCCTTGTCGGTGAAGCCGGCGTGACGACCCGCCAGCTCGACGTGCTCGACGCCCATTCGATTGCCACCACGATCGCCGAAGCCGGACCGGTGGATATCCTCTTCAACTGCGCCGGCTACGTCCATGCCGGTTCGATCCTCGACATGAGCGAGGAGGACTTCGATTTCGCCATCGCGCTCAACGTCCGCTCGATGACCCGCCTCATCAAGGCGGTGCTGCCGGGCATGCTGGAACGGGGCGACGGAGCGATCATCAACATGTCGTCGGTGGCCAGCAGCATGAAGGGCGTGCCGAACCGCTGCGCCTATTCGCTCTCCAAGGCCGCCGTCATCGGCCTCACCAAGTCGGTCGCCGCCGACTATGTGGCACAAGGCATCCGCTGCAACGCGATCTGCCCCGGCACGGTGCAGAGCCCCTCGCTGGAACAGCGCCTTGCGGCCACCGGCGATTACGAGAAGGCGCGGGCGGACTTCATCGCCCGCCAGCCGATGGGCCGCCTCGGCACGCCCGAGGAGATCGCCGACTTCGCGGTGTATCTCGCGGGCGCGACCTACACGACCGGCCAGGCCTTCGCCATCGACGGCGGCTGGGCGCTGTAA
- the yjfF gene encoding galactofuranose ABC transporter, permease protein YjfF, producing MRRFAPVLVTTVVFLLGFAYCTMQFPNFASTRVVMNLLTDNAFLGILAVGMTFVIISGGIDLSVGSVIGFSTVFLALAIGNGVPPLLAFALLLLICAAFGAAMGAIIHKFEMPPFIVTLAGMFLARGAAFLMSTESVPIDASLYADVAAFSIRLPGGGRLRIIAMIMIAVFILGGILLHYTRFGTNVYALGGSRTTTALMGVRVGRTTVAVYMLSSVLAGLAGIVFSFYTAAGYSLAAVGVELDTIAAVVIGGTLLTGGSGTIFGTFIGILIQGLIQTYITFDGTLSSWWMKIATGLLLFVFIGLQQGLTRLARRPVLAGAGARAT from the coding sequence ATGCGCCGCTTTGCCCCCGTTCTTGTCACGACGGTCGTGTTCCTGCTCGGCTTTGCCTACTGCACGATGCAGTTTCCGAACTTTGCTTCCACGCGCGTTGTCATGAATCTTCTCACCGACAATGCCTTCCTCGGCATTCTCGCCGTCGGCATGACCTTCGTCATCATTTCCGGCGGCATCGATCTGTCGGTCGGCTCCGTCATCGGTTTCTCGACGGTGTTTCTGGCGCTCGCCATCGGCAACGGCGTTCCGCCGCTTCTCGCCTTCGCGCTCCTGCTGCTCATTTGCGCCGCCTTCGGCGCGGCGATGGGCGCCATCATCCACAAGTTCGAGATGCCGCCCTTTATCGTCACGCTGGCGGGCATGTTCCTGGCGCGTGGCGCCGCCTTCCTGATGTCGACCGAGTCCGTCCCGATCGACGCCTCGCTCTATGCCGATGTCGCCGCCTTCTCCATCCGCCTGCCCGGCGGCGGGCGCCTGCGCATCATCGCGATGATCATGATCGCCGTCTTCATTCTCGGCGGCATCCTGCTGCACTACACGCGCTTCGGCACCAACGTCTATGCGCTCGGCGGCAGCCGCACGACGACGGCGCTGATGGGCGTCCGCGTCGGCCGGACGACGGTCGCCGTCTACATGCTGTCCAGCGTTCTGGCCGGCCTTGCGGGCATCGTCTTTTCCTTCTACACGGCCGCGGGCTATTCTCTGGCGGCCGTCGGTGTGGAACTCGATACGATCGCGGCCGTGGTCATCGGCGGAACGCTGCTGACGGGCGGCTCGGGCACGATCTTCGGGACCTTCATCGGCATCCTGATCCAGGGTCTGATCCAGACCTACATCACCTTTGATGGAACCTTGTCGAGCTGGTGGATGAAGATTGCGACCGGACTTCTGCTCTTTGTGTTCATCGGCCTGCAGCAGGGCCTGACACGCCTCGCGCGTCGCCCTGTTCTGGCCGGCGCGGGGGCGCGGGCGACATGA
- a CDS encoding FadR/GntR family transcriptional regulator, producing MTSPIVVIPAGRHQSSQVSVTRTLAIDIISGRYPEGSLLPRDAELSSMFSVSRTVLRESMKTLSAKGLIVAKAKVGTRVRERADWNMFDPDLIAWHLEAGVSKRFLRDLADIRLAVEPRAAELAALRRVPEMVAAMRESLAAMEAADSTSLAFAEADLDLHLKIAAASGNPFMRSIGAVVEAALRASFRLSAPAEPEDRDLVLKTHGAIVDAIEAGNPEAAADAMVDVILNGMRRHGAVSPLPQRRSRLGGVVSP from the coding sequence ATGACTAGCCCCATCGTCGTCATTCCGGCAGGCCGGCACCAGTCGAGCCAGGTGAGCGTCACTCGCACGCTCGCCATCGACATCATTTCCGGCAGATATCCGGAAGGAAGCCTCCTGCCGCGCGATGCCGAGCTGTCGTCGATGTTTTCGGTCTCGCGCACCGTGCTGCGCGAAAGCATGAAGACGCTGTCCGCCAAGGGGCTGATCGTGGCCAAGGCCAAGGTCGGAACGCGGGTGCGCGAGCGTGCCGACTGGAACATGTTCGATCCGGACCTCATCGCCTGGCACCTGGAGGCCGGCGTCAGCAAGCGCTTCCTGCGCGACCTTGCCGACATCCGCCTTGCCGTCGAGCCGCGCGCGGCGGAGCTTGCCGCGCTTCGGCGCGTGCCGGAGATGGTCGCCGCCATGCGCGAGAGCCTTGCGGCGATGGAGGCGGCCGACAGCACGTCGCTGGCCTTTGCCGAGGCCGACCTGGACCTGCACCTGAAGATCGCGGCCGCATCCGGCAATCCCTTCATGCGCAGCATCGGCGCGGTGGTCGAGGCCGCCTTGCGGGCCTCCTTCCGGCTCAGTGCGCCCGCCGAGCCGGAAGACCGCGACCTTGTGCTCAAGACCCATGGCGCCATCGTCGATGCGATCGAGGCCGGCAACCCGGAAGCCGCCGCCGATGCCATGGTCGACGTGATCCTGAACGGCATGCGCCGGCACGGAGCCGTCAGCCCGCTGCCGCAGCGGCGCAGCCGGCTCGGCGGGGTCGTTTCCCCTTGA
- the rbsK gene encoding ribokinase: MSDQKKGVANLGIFVADLAFRADRLPAIGETIIGKGFIMGPGGKGANQAVASARAGAKVSFISKIGKDSFGDNALAAWAKDGVTACVTQSTIEPTGAAFIFVNPETGENAIIVYPGAAGTITPADVEANADVIRSAKVFVTQLEQPVDAAVRGLAIAREAGVTTVFNPAPAAPLPDAIYPLCDYIAPNETEAAMLTGIAPGNEDDARRAGDILLQRGVGCALITLGARGALYHTREKSVIVSAITGGKVIDTTGAGDAFVGGFTAALSEGLDPIAAVRFGSATAGISITRPGAAASMPKRAEIDALLATSTPA; encoded by the coding sequence ATGAGTGACCAGAAGAAGGGCGTCGCCAATCTCGGCATCTTCGTTGCCGATCTCGCCTTCCGGGCCGACCGCCTGCCCGCGATCGGCGAGACGATCATCGGCAAGGGCTTCATCATGGGGCCGGGCGGCAAGGGGGCCAACCAGGCGGTCGCCTCGGCGCGCGCGGGCGCCAAGGTCTCCTTCATCTCCAAGATCGGCAAGGACAGCTTCGGCGACAACGCCCTTGCGGCCTGGGCCAAGGACGGCGTCACCGCATGCGTGACGCAATCAACTATCGAGCCAACTGGCGCCGCCTTCATCTTCGTCAATCCGGAGACCGGCGAGAACGCCATCATCGTCTATCCGGGCGCGGCGGGCACCATCACGCCGGCGGACGTGGAGGCCAATGCCGACGTGATCCGTTCGGCAAAGGTCTTCGTCACGCAGTTGGAACAGCCCGTCGATGCGGCCGTGCGCGGGCTTGCCATCGCACGCGAGGCCGGTGTGACGACGGTGTTCAACCCCGCTCCGGCAGCCCCGCTGCCCGACGCCATCTATCCTCTCTGCGACTATATCGCGCCCAACGAAACCGAGGCCGCGATGCTGACCGGCATCGCGCCCGGCAACGAGGACGACGCACGGCGGGCCGGCGACATCCTGCTTCAGCGCGGCGTCGGCTGCGCGCTGATCACGCTCGGCGCGCGCGGCGCGCTTTATCATACGCGGGAGAAATCGGTCATCGTCTCGGCGATCACCGGCGGCAAGGTGATCGACACGACCGGCGCGGGCGATGCCTTTGTCGGCGGCTTCACCGCCGCCCTCTCGGAAGGACTGGACCCGATCGCCGCCGTCCGCTTCGGCAGTGCCACCGCCGGCATATCGATCACCCGTCCCGGCGCCGCAGCCTCAATGCCGAAGCGCGCGGAGATCGACGCCCTGCTCGCAACATCGACGCCCGCCTGA
- a CDS encoding dihydrodipicolinate synthase family protein: protein MTTSAEGPRYKGVFPVAPTIFDARGELDLQGQCRAIDFMIDAGSNGICILANFSEQFSLTDAERDAVAETVLKHVADRVPVIVTTSHFSPRICAERSARAEALGAAMVMVMPPYHGATFRVGEPGIYDFFRTVSDAISIPIMIQDAPVAGTPLSPEFLARMAKEIEQVSYFKIETAMAAAKLRRLIELGGTAIEGPWDGEEAITLMPDLDAGATGAMTGGGYPDGIRQILDPYVAGDREAAMQAYERWLPLINYENRQCGLLACKALMKEGGVIACEDARAPLAPLHPATRAGLIELASRLDAMVLKWGK, encoded by the coding sequence ATGACAACGAGTGCCGAGGGCCCCCGCTACAAGGGCGTTTTCCCGGTGGCCCCCACCATTTTCGACGCGAGGGGCGAACTGGACCTGCAAGGCCAGTGCCGGGCCATCGACTTCATGATCGACGCCGGCTCCAACGGCATCTGCATCCTCGCCAACTTTTCCGAGCAGTTCTCGCTGACCGACGCCGAGCGCGACGCCGTGGCCGAGACCGTGCTGAAGCATGTCGCGGACCGCGTTCCCGTCATCGTGACGACAAGCCACTTCTCGCCGCGCATTTGCGCCGAGCGTTCCGCAAGGGCCGAAGCGCTGGGCGCCGCGATGGTGATGGTGATGCCGCCCTATCACGGCGCGACCTTCCGCGTCGGCGAGCCCGGCATCTACGACTTCTTCCGCACCGTCTCCGACGCGATCTCCATCCCGATCATGATCCAGGATGCGCCCGTCGCCGGCACGCCGCTGTCGCCGGAATTCCTGGCAAGGATGGCGAAGGAGATCGAGCAGGTCTCCTATTTCAAGATCGAGACCGCGATGGCCGCGGCAAAACTTCGCCGGCTTATTGAACTGGGCGGAACCGCGATCGAAGGCCCGTGGGACGGCGAGGAGGCGATCACGCTGATGCCCGACCTCGACGCCGGCGCGACAGGTGCGATGACCGGCGGCGGCTATCCGGACGGCATCCGCCAGATCCTCGACCCCTATGTCGCCGGCGACCGCGAGGCCGCCATGCAGGCCTATGAGCGCTGGCTGCCGCTGATCAACTACGAGAACCGGCAGTGCGGTCTGCTCGCCTGCAAGGCGCTGATGAAGGAAGGCGGGGTGATCGCCTGCGAGGACGCCCGCGCGCCGCTCGCCCCGCTGCATCCGGCAACAAGGGCCGGCCTCATCGAACTCGCCTCCCGCCTCGACGCGATGGTGTTGAAGTGGGGCAAATAA
- a CDS encoding SDR family NAD(P)-dependent oxidoreductase — MNAFAPDLFDGRTIVVTGAARGIGAAVARELLALGATVVAHAGRKPPADDDDLVTGLPDAHRDRLTILEADLADAGEAERLAEAIFSRVGRIDGLVNNAGTMIGRIPAEETDLAAYEKVVDLNARSVVLLTRALLPGMGEGASIVNTTSISARTGGSAGSSLYSSAKAFVATYTRSLAKELGPRGIRVNSVAPGTIDTAFHQRYSSPEKLAATAKAIPLGRLGTPDDCVGAYLFLLSGDLSGYITGQSIDVNGGQLLA, encoded by the coding sequence ATGAACGCCTTCGCCCCCGATCTGTTTGACGGTCGCACCATCGTCGTGACGGGAGCGGCAAGGGGCATCGGCGCGGCTGTCGCCCGCGAACTCCTGGCGCTTGGCGCAACGGTCGTCGCCCATGCGGGACGCAAGCCGCCGGCCGATGACGATGATCTCGTCACGGGCCTGCCGGATGCCCATCGCGACCGTCTCACCATCCTTGAAGCCGACCTTGCCGACGCCGGCGAGGCCGAGCGGCTTGCCGAGGCGATCTTTTCCCGCGTCGGGCGCATCGATGGCCTCGTCAACAACGCCGGGACCATGATCGGCCGCATTCCGGCCGAAGAGACGGATCTCGCGGCCTACGAGAAGGTCGTCGACCTCAATGCCCGCTCCGTGGTGCTGCTGACGCGGGCCCTGCTGCCGGGCATGGGCGAGGGCGCATCGATCGTCAACACGACCTCCATTTCCGCCCGGACCGGCGGCAGCGCCGGCTCGTCGCTTTACAGTTCCGCCAAGGCCTTTGTCGCGACCTACACCCGCAGCCTTGCCAAGGAACTCGGACCGCGCGGCATCCGGGTCAATTCGGTCGCTCCCGGCACCATCGATACTGCGTTCCACCAGCGCTACTCCTCGCCGGAAAAGCTGGCCGCGACGGCCAAGGCCATCCCGCTCGGACGGCTCGGAACGCCGGACGACTGCGTCGGCGCCTATCTCTTCCTGCTCTCCGGCGACCTCAGCGGCTACATCACCGGCCAAAGCATCGACGTGAACGGCGGCCAGCTTCTCGCCTGA
- the hutC gene encoding histidine utilization repressor, which yields MSPPVSLHQRIRGDLEALILSGDWAPGQRVPAEHELMASYGCSRMTVNKVLTELASRGLVERRRRAGTFVARPRPPSALLQIPDVQADILALGHAYGLRLLEREQRESNAEDKARLGVDTPRPVLAIRCLHQADGRPFALEDRLIDLSTVPMAARESFEDEPPGTWLLHHVPWSEAEHRIWALNTDPQTARLLDLPAGAACLALGRQTWRNGAPVTEATTVYPAGGYQLAARFQPGHSRENA from the coding sequence ATGAGCCCGCCTGTTTCCCTGCACCAGCGCATCCGGGGCGATCTGGAGGCCCTCATCCTCTCCGGCGACTGGGCACCGGGACAGCGCGTTCCCGCCGAGCACGAGCTGATGGCCAGCTACGGCTGCTCGCGGATGACGGTCAACAAGGTTCTCACGGAACTCGCCTCGCGCGGCCTCGTGGAACGGCGTCGCCGCGCCGGCACCTTCGTCGCCCGCCCGCGCCCGCCGTCAGCCCTTCTGCAGATCCCCGACGTCCAGGCCGACATCCTGGCGCTCGGCCATGCCTACGGCCTGCGCCTTCTCGAACGCGAGCAGCGCGAGAGCAACGCGGAGGACAAGGCCCGGCTCGGCGTCGACACGCCACGCCCCGTCCTGGCGATCCGATGCCTGCACCAGGCCGATGGCCGGCCCTTCGCCCTCGAAGACCGCCTGATCGATCTTTCCACCGTGCCCATGGCCGCAAGGGAAAGCTTCGAGGACGAGCCGCCCGGCACCTGGCTCTTGCACCACGTGCCGTGGAGCGAGGCCGAACACCGGATCTGGGCGCTCAACACAGACCCTCAGACCGCGCGCCTTCTCGATCTTCCCGCCGGTGCGGCCTGCCTTGCGCTCGGGCGCCAGACGTGGAGAAATGGGGCTCCGGTGACCGAGGCGACGACCGTCTACCCGGCCGGCGGATACCAGCTTGCCGCACGGTTCCAGCCGGGTCACTCGCGCGAAAACGCCTAA
- a CDS encoding ABC transporter permease, with the protein MALRLPRTGTAQVAAFLLILMIDWIVSPQFFDIRLQDGRLFGSLVDVFNRGAPVALLSLGMVLVIATRGIDLSVGAVMAICGAIAASLADSHSVFICVAAALGAGALCGLWNGILVAVFGIQPIVATLILMVAGRGIAQLITEGRIVTFTSPDLAWFGGGSLLGIPTPVVLTLLMLVLTVALVRGTALGLLIEATGANATASRLSGINIRVTTIAVYVWCGICAALAGIVAAADILGADANNAGLWLELDAILAVVIGGTSLFGGRFSLVLAVLGALIIQAMNTGILLSGLRPELNLVIKAVVVLVVLLLQSPTMEAMRGYFVREKR; encoded by the coding sequence ATGGCCTTGCGCCTGCCGAGGACGGGAACCGCGCAGGTCGCCGCCTTCCTGCTGATTCTCATGATCGACTGGATCGTCTCGCCGCAGTTCTTCGATATCCGGCTGCAGGACGGCCGGCTCTTCGGCAGCCTCGTCGACGTCTTCAATCGCGGCGCGCCCGTGGCGCTGCTCTCGCTCGGCATGGTGCTCGTCATCGCCACGCGCGGCATCGATCTGTCCGTCGGCGCCGTGATGGCGATCTGCGGCGCGATTGCCGCGAGCCTTGCCGACAGCCACTCCGTGTTCATTTGCGTGGCCGCCGCTCTCGGCGCCGGCGCGCTCTGCGGCCTGTGGAACGGCATCCTCGTCGCGGTCTTCGGCATCCAGCCGATTGTCGCAACCCTCATCCTCATGGTGGCCGGGCGCGGCATCGCGCAGCTCATCACTGAGGGGCGGATCGTGACCTTCACCTCGCCGGACCTTGCCTGGTTCGGCGGCGGCTCCCTTCTCGGCATCCCGACGCCCGTCGTCCTCACCCTGCTGATGCTGGTCCTCACCGTCGCCCTCGTTCGCGGCACCGCGCTCGGCCTCCTGATCGAGGCGACCGGCGCCAACGCGACGGCAAGCCGCCTGTCGGGCATCAACATCCGCGTGACCACCATCGCGGTCTATGTCTGGTGCGGCATCTGCGCGGCGCTCGCCGGCATCGTCGCGGCGGCCGACATTCTCGGCGCCGACGCCAACAACGCCGGCCTTTGGCTCGAGCTCGACGCCATCCTCGCGGTCGTCATCGGCGGCACCTCGCTCTTCGGCGGCCGCTTCAGTCTCGTGCTTGCCGTTCTCGGCGCCCTGATCATTCAGGCCATGAACACGGGCATCCTCCTGAGCGGCCTGCGTCCCGAACTGAACCTCGTCATCAAGGCCGTCGTGGTCCTTGTCGTCCTGCTGCTGCAGTCGCCGACAATGGAGGCGATGAGAGGCTATTTCGTGCGGGAGAAACGCTGA